The following proteins come from a genomic window of Gemmatimonadetes bacterium SCN 70-22:
- a CDS encoding tRNA lysidine(34) synthetase TilS, which translates to MPDLAHPAAGGRTIIGPDRIGTAVRTLLGGGERLVLAVSGGVDSMVLLHAVAHARPGGGGDGIVVATFDHASGAHAAAAVDHVRRLAGAWGVPVVTGRAAAPMRGEAAWREARWRFLRDVAGERSARIATAHTRDDQLETIVMRALRGAGARGLSALLAPSDILRPFLDVSRAAVERYADAHAVPWIEDPTNRDRAHLRNRVRLDLLPAMRALSPGFDEAMLALARRAAEVRRACAAIARDLVVDVAPGRVVATRVTNAEWPAPAQALLWQAIAETGGIVLDRRGTVRLAHFGCEGRPGTLIPLSGGFEAVHRHETIELRRRLAAPTDRVTLRLEGATIFGVWRFRALEATNLRGSEITDARHAWLPADVPLEVRPWRAGDRMLTSGSRPRRVKRFLADRRVAAADRAGWPVVVAGGEIVWIPGVRRGHAATVRSGRPRVCFVCERVND; encoded by the coding sequence GTGCCGGACCTCGCACATCCCGCTGCCGGAGGGCGCACGATCATCGGCCCTGATCGCATCGGCACCGCCGTCCGCACCCTGCTCGGCGGGGGCGAGCGGCTCGTGCTCGCCGTCTCCGGCGGGGTCGACTCCATGGTGCTGCTCCACGCCGTGGCGCACGCCCGCCCCGGTGGGGGGGGCGACGGGATCGTGGTGGCCACGTTCGACCACGCCTCGGGGGCGCACGCGGCCGCGGCCGTCGACCACGTTAGGCGCCTGGCGGGCGCGTGGGGGGTCCCCGTGGTGACCGGGCGCGCGGCCGCGCCGATGCGGGGCGAGGCCGCCTGGCGCGAGGCCCGGTGGCGCTTCCTCCGCGACGTCGCCGGCGAGCGCTCGGCGCGCATCGCCACGGCGCACACGCGCGACGACCAGCTCGAGACGATCGTGATGCGCGCGTTGCGGGGTGCGGGGGCGCGCGGGCTGAGCGCACTCCTGGCGCCGTCGGACATCCTGCGCCCGTTCCTCGACGTGTCGCGGGCCGCGGTGGAGCGCTACGCCGATGCGCACGCGGTGCCCTGGATCGAGGATCCCACCAACCGCGATCGCGCCCACCTTCGGAACCGCGTGCGCCTGGATCTCCTTCCCGCGATGCGTGCCCTGTCGCCGGGCTTCGACGAGGCGATGCTGGCGCTCGCGAGGCGCGCGGCGGAAGTGCGGCGTGCCTGCGCCGCGATCGCGCGCGACCTGGTGGTGGACGTCGCTCCCGGGCGCGTCGTGGCCACCCGCGTGACCAACGCCGAATGGCCCGCGCCGGCCCAAGCGCTCCTCTGGCAGGCGATCGCCGAAACGGGGGGGATCGTCCTCGATCGGCGCGGGACCGTGCGGCTGGCGCATTTCGGCTGCGAGGGGCGTCCTGGAACTCTCATCCCCCTGTCGGGGGGCTTCGAGGCCGTCCACCGGCACGAGACGATCGAGCTGCGGCGTCGCCTCGCCGCGCCCACCGATCGCGTCACCTTGCGGCTGGAGGGGGCGACGATTTTCGGGGTGTGGCGCTTTCGCGCGCTCGAAGCGACTAACTTACGGGGGAGCGAGATCACCGACGCGCGGCACGCCTGGCTCCCAGCCGATGTCCCGCTCGAGGTACGACCGTGGCGCGCCGGCGATCGCATGCTCACCTCGGGAAGCCGGCCACGCCGGGTCAAGCGGTTCCTCGCCGATCGGCGGGTGGCCGCGGCCGACCGCGCGGGGTGGCCGGTTGTCGTCGCCGGGGGTGAGATTGTCTGGATTCCGGGAGTACGCCGCGGTCACGCGGCAACCGTTCGGTCCGGCCGGCCGCGAGTCTGCTTCGTCTGTGAACGTGTCAATGACTGA
- a CDS encoding purine-nucleoside phosphorylase gives MTTTGHTLEAIEAAAAVVRARYALVPEVAIVLGTGLGGLARAIESPVAIEYGDIPGFPLSTVESHAGRLLCGTLAGRRVVAMQGRFHRYEGYSLHQVTFPVRVLRALGARTLVVSNACGGMHPLWNAGDLMLIADHINLLGDNPLVGANDDRLGPRFPDMSQPYDAALRDLARGEARRQGVTLREGTYVAVAGPNLETRAEYRMLRSIGGDVVGMSTVPEVIVAVHGGMRVLGLSIITDLCLPDALEPASLDTIIGVAARAEPHLTSLVTGVLERL, from the coding sequence GTGACGACGACGGGACACACGCTCGAAGCGATCGAGGCGGCGGCCGCGGTGGTGCGCGCGCGGTACGCGCTCGTCCCCGAGGTCGCCATCGTGCTGGGCACCGGCCTCGGGGGACTGGCGCGCGCCATCGAGTCGCCGGTGGCCATCGAGTACGGCGACATCCCGGGATTCCCGCTTTCCACCGTCGAGTCGCACGCCGGCCGCCTGCTGTGCGGGACGCTGGCGGGGCGGCGCGTGGTGGCCATGCAGGGGCGCTTTCATCGCTACGAGGGGTACTCGCTGCACCAGGTGACCTTCCCGGTCCGCGTCCTGCGCGCGTTAGGCGCGCGCACGCTGGTGGTGTCCAACGCCTGCGGCGGGATGCACCCGCTGTGGAACGCGGGCGACCTCATGCTGATCGCCGACCACATCAACCTGCTGGGTGACAACCCGCTCGTCGGCGCCAACGACGATCGCCTGGGGCCGCGCTTCCCGGACATGTCGCAGCCGTACGATGCGGCGCTCCGCGACCTGGCCCGGGGCGAGGCGCGACGGCAGGGGGTCACGTTGCGCGAGGGGACGTACGTGGCCGTGGCCGGTCCCAACCTGGAGACGCGCGCCGAGTACCGGATGCTGCGCAGCATCGGGGGCGACGTGGTCGGGATGTCGACCGTCCCCGAGGTGATCGTGGCCGTGCACGGGGGGATGCGCGTCCTCGGGCTCTCGATCATCACCGACCTCTGCCTCCCCGACGCCCTCGAGCCGGCGTCACTCGACACGATCATCGGGGTGGCGGCGCGCGCCGAGCCGCACCTCACGTCACTGGTGACCGGCGTGCTGGAGCGCCTGTGA
- a CDS encoding YggS family pyridoxal phosphate enzyme yields MPFPGLEDRVRAVRERVAAAVARGGHGQVVEIIAVTKTHGADAVRAAWECGIRAVGENKVQEALGKMAEVSVPVAWHLIGHLQRNKAKHAGHFALVHSMDSPRLADALHEVGVREGRRLRVLAQVNTSGEESKGGYTLASLQADAGRLLQLDGIEVAGVMTMAPFDADDAVLRATFAGARTAREVLRDAGHPARELSMGMSNDFEVAIEEGATMVRLGTILFGERTPWPTNHST; encoded by the coding sequence ATGCCTTTTCCGGGGCTTGAGGATCGCGTGCGGGCCGTACGGGAGCGAGTGGCTGCCGCAGTGGCGCGTGGCGGGCATGGGCAGGTGGTGGAGATCATCGCCGTGACGAAGACGCACGGCGCCGACGCCGTGCGGGCGGCGTGGGAGTGCGGCATTCGGGCCGTGGGCGAGAACAAGGTGCAGGAGGCGCTGGGGAAGATGGCGGAGGTGTCGGTTCCGGTCGCATGGCACCTCATCGGGCACCTTCAGCGCAACAAGGCGAAGCATGCGGGGCACTTCGCCCTGGTCCACTCCATGGACAGCCCCCGCCTCGCCGACGCGCTGCACGAGGTGGGAGTGCGGGAGGGGAGGCGTCTCCGTGTCCTGGCACAGGTCAACACGTCGGGCGAGGAGAGCAAGGGGGGGTACACGCTCGCGTCGTTGCAGGCCGACGCGGGGCGACTGCTCCAGTTGGACGGGATCGAGGTCGCCGGGGTGATGACCATGGCGCCCTTCGATGCCGACGACGCGGTGTTGCGCGCCACGTTCGCTGGGGCACGCACGGCGCGCGAGGTCCTGCGTGATGCGGGGCACCCCGCCCGCGAGCTGTCGATGGGGATGTCGAACGACTTCGAGGTCGCGATCGAGGAAGGGGCAACGATGGTCCGCCTCGGGACGATCCTGTTTGGAGAGCGCACGCCATGGCCGACGAATCATTCCACCTGA
- a CDS encoding protease, whose amino-acid sequence MASGTVLMLVGPEYEDLEVWYPKLRLEEAGYTVPLAGLGDPSYRGKHGYPCRVDGNAREWGADDLLGIVAPGGWAPDKLRRDPAVLQLVREVHGAGKMVATTCHGPWILISAGIVRGRRLTSTVGIRDDLANAGAEWVDAPVVVDGNLISSRLPADLPAFGRAMVQWLERA is encoded by the coding sequence ATGGCATCCGGAACGGTGCTGATGCTCGTGGGTCCCGAGTACGAGGACCTCGAGGTGTGGTACCCGAAACTCCGGCTGGAAGAAGCGGGTTACACCGTCCCGCTGGCCGGACTGGGCGATCCGTCCTACAGGGGAAAGCACGGCTATCCGTGCCGTGTGGACGGCAATGCGCGCGAGTGGGGAGCCGACGACCTGCTGGGGATCGTCGCCCCGGGCGGATGGGCGCCGGACAAGCTGCGGCGCGACCCCGCGGTGCTGCAGCTGGTGCGTGAGGTGCATGGCGCCGGCAAGATGGTCGCAACGACCTGCCACGGACCCTGGATCCTGATCTCGGCCGGCATCGTCCGTGGGCGTCGCCTGACGAGCACTGTGGGAATCCGCGACGACCTGGCGAACGCGGGGGCGGAGTGGGTCGATGCCCCGGTCGTCGTCGACGGGAACCTCATCAGCAGCCGCCTCCCCGCCGACTTGCCGGCGTTCGGGCGGGCGATGGTGCAGTGGCTGGAGCGGGCCTAG
- a CDS encoding cell division protein FtsH has protein sequence MPPTPPKKQFNWGRFSKGLSFWILVILIPVAVIQFSGAKGEPATEISYTDYRTELERGNVTRATIRAGQTVTGEFNQRVMQKGREVKKFLVRLPMENSPEELSALRDKKVAIDAQEARPSIGAFLLNFLPYLILIAIWIFLFRQIQAGGAKAFSFGKSKAKLLTGDTPKVTFADVSGCDEAKIELQEIIEFLKDPQKFTRLGGRLPKGALLIGPPGTGKTLLAKAVAGEAGRPFFSMSGSDFVEMFVGVGASRVRDLFEQGKAHAPCIIFIDEIDAVGRHRGAGLGGGHDEREQTLNQLLVEMDGFESNDGVILIAATNRPDVLDPALLRPGRFDRQIVVDAPDLRGREGILRVHLRNKPIAEDVNINRIARGTPGMAGADLANLVNEGALLAARRGHDKIYMTDLEEAKDKVMLGAERKSLVMKEEERRLTAYHEAGHAVCAVMVRGNDPLHKVTIVPRGRALGVAFTLPEDDRVSVTREQLEARLVMAYGGRAAEEIVFGRDRVTTGAASDIQQATAIARRYVTQWGLSEAIGPILVGDNEQEVFLGQQIMSRREVSEKTAQLVDSEVKKVIDDAFSRAVQTLTEHRALLDSVAAMLLERETLTREDFEILVRGEKLPPRATLPPSSPPAVPAAPTPVAQPKSVPPLLGGPEVSPA, from the coding sequence ATGCCGCCCACTCCTCCCAAGAAGCAGTTCAACTGGGGTCGCTTTTCGAAGGGGCTCTCGTTCTGGATCCTCGTGATCCTGATTCCCGTTGCCGTCATCCAGTTCTCCGGCGCCAAGGGCGAACCGGCGACGGAGATCAGCTACACCGACTACCGCACCGAACTCGAGCGCGGGAACGTCACGCGTGCGACGATTCGCGCGGGGCAGACGGTGACGGGAGAGTTCAACCAGCGCGTCATGCAGAAGGGGCGCGAGGTCAAGAAGTTCCTCGTCCGGCTCCCGATGGAGAACAGCCCGGAGGAGCTCAGCGCGCTGCGCGACAAGAAGGTGGCCATCGATGCGCAGGAAGCGCGCCCGTCGATTGGCGCCTTCCTCCTCAACTTCCTCCCGTACCTCATCCTGATCGCCATCTGGATCTTCCTCTTCCGCCAGATCCAGGCGGGGGGAGCCAAGGCGTTCTCGTTCGGGAAGTCCAAGGCCAAGCTCCTGACGGGCGATACCCCCAAGGTGACGTTCGCCGACGTCTCCGGGTGCGACGAGGCGAAGATCGAGCTGCAGGAGATCATCGAGTTCCTCAAGGACCCGCAGAAGTTCACGCGGCTTGGCGGGCGGCTCCCGAAGGGGGCGCTCCTCATCGGGCCGCCGGGGACCGGGAAGACGCTTCTCGCCAAGGCGGTGGCCGGTGAGGCCGGGCGTCCGTTCTTCTCGATGTCGGGCTCGGACTTCGTCGAGATGTTCGTCGGCGTGGGGGCCTCGCGCGTGCGGGACCTGTTCGAGCAGGGGAAGGCGCACGCGCCGTGCATCATCTTCATCGACGAGATCGACGCGGTGGGGCGTCATCGCGGCGCCGGACTCGGCGGCGGGCACGACGAGCGGGAGCAGACGCTCAACCAGCTCCTCGTGGAGATGGACGGCTTCGAGTCGAACGACGGCGTGATCCTCATCGCGGCCACCAACCGGCCGGACGTCCTCGACCCGGCGCTCCTGCGCCCGGGGCGGTTCGACCGTCAGATCGTGGTCGACGCCCCCGACCTGCGCGGGCGCGAGGGGATTCTCCGCGTCCACCTCCGCAACAAGCCGATCGCGGAGGATGTGAACATCAACCGCATTGCGCGCGGCACGCCGGGGATGGCGGGCGCCGACCTCGCGAACCTCGTGAACGAGGGGGCGCTCCTGGCGGCCCGCCGCGGGCACGACAAGATCTACATGACCGACCTCGAAGAGGCGAAGGACAAGGTCATGCTGGGCGCCGAGCGCAAGTCGCTGGTGATGAAGGAAGAGGAGCGCCGCCTCACGGCCTACCACGAGGCGGGGCACGCCGTCTGCGCCGTGATGGTTCGCGGGAACGATCCCCTGCACAAGGTCACGATCGTGCCGCGTGGCCGGGCGTTAGGCGTGGCGTTCACGCTCCCCGAGGACGACCGCGTCTCGGTCACGCGCGAGCAGCTCGAGGCCCGCCTGGTGATGGCGTATGGCGGGCGTGCGGCCGAGGAGATCGTCTTCGGGCGCGACCGGGTGACGACCGGGGCGGCCAGCGACATCCAGCAGGCCACCGCCATCGCCCGCCGCTACGTCACGCAGTGGGGGCTTTCCGAGGCGATCGGGCCGATCCTCGTCGGCGACAACGAGCAGGAGGTCTTCCTCGGCCAGCAGATCATGAGCCGGCGCGAGGTGTCGGAGAAGACGGCGCAGCTGGTCGACTCCGAGGTCAAGAAGGTCATCGACGACGCCTTCAGCCGCGCCGTGCAGACGCTGACGGAGCACCGGGCCCTCCTGGATTCGGTGGCGGCGATGCTCCTCGAGCGCGAGACGCTGACGCGCGAAGACTTCGAGATCCTGGTCCGGGGCGAGAAGCTGCCGCCGCGTGCGACGCTCCCGCCCTCGTCGCCGCCCGCCGTGCCGGCGGCGCCGACGCCGGTGGCACAGCCCAAGTCGGTCCCGCCGCTCCTCGGCGGACCGGAGGTGAGTCCCGCATAA
- a CDS encoding hypoxanthine phosphoribosyltransferase produces the protein MTDPRLEGRAVKRIAFTAGQLAARVTELGREITIAYPDGELLVLGLLKGSFIFLSDLVRCVDRPLKVDFLVASSYGNDMVSSGFVRLVYDPETELEGKHILLVEDIVDSGRTLSKVMDVLRSRNPRSLEICALLDKHIATHLAYPPKFVGFDAPDEFLVGYGLDHAERFRHLPYIASLQ, from the coding sequence ATGACTGATCCACGGCTCGAGGGGCGTGCGGTGAAGCGCATCGCCTTCACCGCCGGGCAGCTGGCCGCCCGGGTGACGGAGCTCGGGCGCGAGATCACGATCGCCTACCCCGACGGCGAACTTCTCGTCCTGGGGCTGCTGAAGGGGAGTTTCATCTTCCTCAGCGACCTGGTGCGGTGCGTCGACCGTCCGCTCAAGGTGGATTTCCTCGTCGCCTCGTCCTACGGGAACGACATGGTGTCGAGCGGATTCGTCCGTTTGGTGTATGATCCGGAAACCGAGCTGGAAGGGAAACACATTCTCCTCGTAGAGGACATCGTCGATTCCGGTCGCACCTTGAGCAAGGTCATGGACGTACTGCGGTCGCGAAATCCGCGGTCGCTGGAGATCTGCGCCCTGCTCGACAAGCACATTGCCACCCATTTGGCCTATCCCCCGAAGTTCGTGGGGTTCGACGCACCGGACGAGTTCCTCGTCGGCTATGGGCTCGACCACGCCGAGCGCTTTCGGCACCTCCCGTACATCGCGAGTTTGCAGTAA